TTTGATACATATGTAGTGTGTTACCCTAATTAAACTGATGAGTAACTTACATGTGTTGATCACTGtaattcctcttttttttttacctactTCAATCTGTTAAATTCTCTATAGAGCTAAGAAATATTCTGGACTATTctaatagagttttttttttaattaattggtCAAATTAGAGTTGTCAAAATTTAACatagctttctctctcttccctctctcAATTTTTCAGAGAGAGAAAGCGATGAGTAAAATTTTCCGGCAACGATGGCTTCCTTAGCATTTGTTGACCGATTACTCTTCCGGAATCGTCTGGCTTCTACAGCAGAGTTGTCCGGCTTACTGTCCAGCACCGTTTTCGTTTTCACGGTGGCGTGTGGCTGGCTTCCTTTCCGACATCGGTGGTGACCTTCACACCGTTGGTCGGCTTGCTTCCGGTACTTGTTGGCTCTTTCAGCAACGGTGGCTGGCGTTCCTTCCGACATCGGTGGTGTCGTTCACACCGTTGGTTGGCTCACTTCCAGCACGGTTGGCTCACTTCCAGCGACGGTGGCTGGCTtagctttagtttttttttctgtctttttcgTTTGGGTTTGAATAATCTGCGATTCATGAGTTGTTGTTATCGATTTCGATAGCTTTCTTCTCGTTTAAGTTGCAGATCCTTGGGCTTCTCGTTTATGGTGTAGATCTAATTTCTTGAAGATTGAAAAGTTatagtttgaagaagaagattaagaagTTTGGCGTTAGGTGGAGTCATATTCTCAGCTAATTGGAATTCGCCTTGTTCTCTGGGTGTAGATcgagatttttttgttcttttccgaCGATTTCGGCCGGATTTGAAGTTTCCAGGCGACGTTCCCTCTGTCGGTGATCGGCGACTCCAACTCTTCGACTTCCCACGTGTCAGCCATCATGTTTCTCTCTTGCCACGTGTTCTGTGTTCCAATGCTTACTCTTCAATCTTCAGGGAAAGATTTATTAGTTGGGCCTATAGCTTGTGTTTTATTTGGCTTGTTTTTTAGGCttgtttattttagttttaatgttGGCCTGTTGTACTTAGGTTTGTAATGTTAACCTGTTTACTTTGGCTTTTATACCCTCGATAAAACACTNaaaaaaaaaaaaaaaaaaaaaaaaaaaaaaaaagttgtcaaaattttgccAACTAAAAAAGTGAAGattgaaataatgatttttatcatattttctgaaatttgatgtttttaataTCTGAAGTAAATTGAATTGCTTCTCCGAAAGAAAGAAGATCAAAAGGTtgtatgtttgttgttgtttgttgcatCGATCTCGAAAATCCcagattgatttgattttgctCACCGATTTGTTTCTTCGTCGCCCGGCGAAGATGAACGGCGGTCCTTCCGGTTTCCGTACGTATTCGTCCTGCCATCGCCGCTTGatcatcagtttcttctctCGTGGTGCTCTTTTAATGTCGATTTCTGAGTTTTTGTTCGATGTTGTAGATAATGCTCCGGTCACGAAAGCCTTCGTCATCACGAGTGCTCTTTTCACTGTCTTCTTCGGGATCCAAGGTCGTTCTTCCAAGCTCGGTTTGTCTTACCAGGTATATTCGCATTTTCTGTGGTTTATTGTGATTTCTTTTACTcaggttttagattttgtttatgGAGTTTTACTTTAGGATTTTGCTGGGTGGACTAGGTAGGGTACCCCCGATTTGTTCGATTTTGACATTCTCCAACAATAATGATGATTTTGACACTTTGATTATACTTTAGCCCCTGTGGTGCTTAATAATGATGTTTTGCGCCCTACTGTTTTGATCGTCCAAGTGTGATGTAGTTCGATAGCTTGCATCGGATTATCTGTTTGTGTTTGCCAGTAACCTGATAGCTTCCCAGTTCAGGATCCGAAGTTATCTCTTCTTAGTTGCTATGTAAATCTAATATCTCAAAATTACAACAGTTTCTTATATAACCTTCTTCCAAACTCGTTACAGGATATTTTTGAGAAGTTCCGGATATGGAAGTTAATCCTGTCGACTTTTGCCTTCTCCTCTACACCGGAACTGATGTTTGGATTGTATTTGCTATACTACTTCCGAGTTTTTGAGAGACAGATTGGCTCAAATAAGTACTCGGTAAGTCATGATGCTTGTAGCTCAAATCTCTCTACTTGGTAGATATATCCTCAtgtgttttctgtttcttgttccGCTTGGCAAACTGGTGGTAACTAGAAAGGTTTACTGCTGATAATTTCTTTTGAAGTTCCACTATTTTCCTTCTGCTTACAAAAGGTTTATGAGATAGTATTGTTGCTGCTGCAGGTTTTTCTCTTGTTCTCAGGGAGTGTATCTCTACTACTAGAGGTCTTGTTGCTATCGCTGCTTAAAGGTAACCATCATTCTTTTTCAGGACAGCCTCTTCAAATTCTACGTCTTTTTCTTATTAGTAAGATTTGCAATAGTTGGGGTACCAATGTTACAAATAAGAGTTTGGTTGTTGGTTTGTAAATTAGCTTCATTACCACACTCCTGCAAAAACTATGAAGGGAAAAATGCACAAGGAAGGATTGAGGTGCTCTGAATATTATATAGGAGCTTATGAATTATGTTTAAATCCCTGTGACGATCTTAATTAGTTTCCATATCCgtccttgttttttatttgctcTAATTTTCATGAAGAGCGTTTACTGGATTTTCACCTGGTCCAGAATTTagattatgtgtttttttttcctggcgTGTCTGCTATAGATTTTATACATTGTAAAACTTAACTTAACTTCACTAAGGAATATGTTGACCTTGTATCTATTATAAAGGTGACTAtctgttgtttctttttccagATACCACCACAAACTTACTGACCTCTGGACCATACGGCCTGATATTTGCTTCGTTTATACCCTTCTACTTGGACATTCCTGTTTCAACGAGATTTCGCGTATTTGGTGTCAACTTCTCTGATAAGTCATTCATATATCTTGCAGGAGTTCAGGTAAACAATACCATAGGTTTAATGTAACTATCTGTTGTTCGTTTAGTGTTCTTAGTATCAGTCTGATAATCTTCTTGGATTGTTTTTTGAAGCTTTTACTATCTTCTTGGAAAAGATCCATCTTTCCTGGAATTTGCGGCATAATCGCCGGTTCCTTGTATCGTTTGAACATCCTTGGCATCCGCAAGGCAAAGGTTATATATCTTTCTAACCTTTTTAGTAGATACAAATACATCGTTATTTATCTCTCTGTCAGATTGCTGGCTTCTTAGCTTTCTTTCTATGTCACTAGAGTAACCTTAAATTTATGTCTCAACACATCACAGTTCCCCGAGTTTGTGGCTTCGTTCTTTTCCCGGCTTTCTTTTCCCTCCTTCAGTAACGCTCCTCCTCCAGCACCAAGCAGGAACATCGTTGGGACTATATCACCTAACACAGTGCGCCGAGCAGAGGTGAGTCTCATCCTTTTAATTTTCTCAGTAACATTCGTCTTGCCTATTAGCCAAACTCTTAGTATCAGCTAAaacgtttctttgttttcagagATCTCAGCCAGCTCCAATGGCATCAAGTGTGGAACCATCTGAGGAAGCCATAGCTACATTAGTATCAATGGGTTTTGACAGAAACGCAGCAAGACAGGCGCTCATGCATGCCAGAAATGATGTCAATTCTGCCACAAACATCCTCCTTGAAGCACAATCCCACTAATTCAAAAAGAGTTTTACTCTGATTGGGAAGAACCAGAAACATTGTTGATTCCAGTTTCAGAAACAACACAGTGATGAATTCTTCGGCTGTCAGTGGACCAACCTTTGGAGCCAACATGTCTCAGCATATATGATCCGGCCAAAGATCTGACCAAACCTTCTTATTTTGCGTTTGTAGTGTAGGAAATTGCATAGATTATGTAGTACAAATTTGCAAGTTAAGAGGAATACTGAGAAACTTATCTCTCTGTAACTTCaagacttcaaaaaaaaaaaaacacagatcttAATGCATTCACTCAAAACTTGCTTGGAAGCACGAAAAAActcttttactcttttcttgttttcacaTAAAATGATTTTAGCTTGACTACAAAAGAACGTGGGAAGTGATAAGACTAGCTTACATATCAGTAACTTCGAGAATTCAAAAACACAGATCTTAATGCATTTACACATACAATGATTTAGCCTTTACCTACAAGTACTTGGGAAGTAATAATACTACGTCTGGAACCACCTTGAGTAGATTAGGCAGAAACTTTAGCtcgcttcttcttttctttcatccATGGTGTACACTGGTATTTCCCagttcttgttctttttgggATCATCAGTTAAGGTAAGATCTGTTTCATACTCTTTAAAAGTTTTGAAGTATGTTTTGGCTCCCATCATTACCAGTCTCTCCAACATGAATAACTGGTAATTATTCTTGATTATAGGATCCAAAATCTCGCTAAAATTCGATGAATAAGCCAGTTTGTACCTGCAGTATAAGCAAATCCCACGACATTTCACTTATATGTATAAGCTTGCACACCTTaatcaaaaaatctaaaaactgaGTCAAAGAAGACAAGGATCAGATAAAGAGTAATGTACCTGACGGCGAGAGGAGAAAAAAACCCAGGAGTTCTCTCATTAGAACCAATAAAAAGAGTCCTCCCTCGTGGGATCCGCTTCTCTATCCTACGAAGGATGAACTCCGGGCGAGTATCTCTGTCTAAATGAGGAAACTGAATCCTTTCAACTCCGAATCTGTCTTTTCTGGTTTTCAGTTTGTCCCCTCGACGAACGTGGATGGCATCATAATCACCAAGTTGTGCTTTTATCTGTAACAACACCAAAAACTTAAAGGCTTCATCAAGATGCAGAGTAAACAAAAACTGATTAGTAAGCTTAGTTTTGCAAGAGATTCATCAGAATAAAGCATAACATCTTGCGGGGTATGTATACTCTCGTTAAAGGAAGCATTGTTCCATGATACCTTCTCTGCGGCGTTTCTCAAATTTGAAGCTGCCATATTAGGGAGAAAAGAATATGGAAGCATGACAGCGCTACGATTGCTTCTATCTTTGCATTCAACGAACCTACATTATAAGTTAAAAGAATATGGAACCAAATGATCAACAATCTCAAAGGAGTTAAAAGGAGATTATAAGTTATCAAACTTAGAAGAGAATAAGCAAATTGATGAATAATGAACCGAATGTAAACACAATTTCATCAGCTTGATCATGATCTGATCGCAAAGATTCAATTCCCATAAAATCACTCAAACGAGAAGAACAGAGGAAGTGATTACCATGCAAGAGGACTTGCGGTTCGATTAATGATCAAGAGATTTGAGTAGTGACTCTCTGTTAGCCTGTGTCGACTGACTCCGCGAACATGCGCGATCCCTCTTTCTTCCAACCTCATACTTGTGGAGAGAACAATATGCCAAGTTTTGGAGTTGTCCAATATAACAGGTATCTTCTCAGATATGAGGTCAATATCATACAAGGAGTCCATTGCACAAGAGCTCCCTCCCCAactaagaaattcaaaagaaaccCTTGTGTCAAGAGACAGACACTAAACACATTCCCCAAGGTCGAAATAGACAAACAAGTGAAGCGGGTTACAGAACTCACCCTTCCTGAGTAGTTTTGTTATCGGATCGATTGAGTATACCTTTCTTATTATGTATTGGATTGATGCACATTCCAGAAGGCATTACAAAGGTCCTGCAACAAGAACATTGTTGTTATGGAATTGATTATGTCCTCCTACACTAATCTCATCTCCATAAAGCTTCACCCTTTTCCTAGAAAGCCTAAAAAGAACTCAACTGTGATCTCACTGAATTCAGCAAAGTAGAACTCTTTTATCAGAaaaagccaaaattttgacaatttCACAGCTAAATTTGAGTTACCTGTTAAGAAACATGGCTTCTTCAAGTGCACACCTGAGACTAGATTCCTGGTGACCCAAGCCAGCACAGGTCTCGCAGTTTTTGCCAGGACAATCGATTCTGTGTCCCCAATACAAGTACTTCTCAGACAACGTATGCTGTCTCTTACCACGAGGTGACCACACGAAATAATCTATTAGGGTTTGTTGATACGGCAATCCCAATTTTCCGGTGGAGATCACNNNNNNNNNNNNNNNNNNNNNNNNNNNNNNNNNNNNNNNNNNNNNNNNNNNNNNNNNNNNNNNNNNNNNNNNNNNNNNNNNNNNNNNNNNNNNNNNNNNNNNNNNNNNNNNNNNNNNNNNNNNNNNNNNNNNNNNNNNNNNNNNNNNNNNNNNNNNNNNNNNNNNNNNNNNNNNNNNNNNNNNNNNNNNNNNNNNNNNNNNNNNNNNNNNNNNNNNNNNNNNNNNNNNNNNNNNNNNNNNNNNNNNNNNNNNNNNNNNNNNNNNNNNNNNNNNNNNNNNNNNNNNNNNNNNNNNNNNNNNNNNNNNNNNNNNNNNNNNNNNNNNNNNNNNNNNNNNNNNNNNNNNNNNNNNNNNNNNNNNNNNNNNNNNNNNNNNNNNNNNNNNNNNNNNNNNNNNNNNNNNNNNNNNNNNNNNNNNNNNNNNNNNNNNNNNNNNNNNNNNNNNNNNNNNNNNNNNNNNNNNNNNNNNNNNNNNNNNNNNNNNNNNNNNNNNNNNNNNNNNNNNNNNNNNNNNNNNNNNNNNNNNNNNNNNNNNNNNNNNNNNNNNNNNNNNNNNNNNNNNNNNNNNNNNNNNNNNNNNNNNNNNNNNNNNNNNNNNNNNNNNNNNNNNNNNNNNNNNNNNNNNNNNNNNNNNNNNNNNNNNNNNNNNNNNNNNNNNNNNNNNNNNNNNNNNNNNNNNNNNNNNNNNNNNNNNNNNNNNNNNNNNNNNNNNNNNNNNNNNNNNNNNNNNNNNNNNNNNNNNNNNNNNNNNNNNNNNNNNNNNNNNNNNNNNNNNNNNNNNNNNNNNNNNNNNNNNNNNNNNNNNNNNNNNNNNNNNNNNNNNNNNNNNNNNNNNNNNNNNNNNNNNNNNNNNNNNNNNNNNNNNNNNNNNNNNNNNNNNNNNNNNNNNNNNNNNNNNNNNNNNNNNNNNNNNNNNNNNNNNNNNNNNNNNNNNNNNNNNNNNNNNNNNNNNNNNNNNNNNNNNNNNNNNNNNNNNNNNNNNNNNNNNNNNNNNNNNNNNNNNNNNNNNNNNNNNNNNNNNNNNNNNNNNNNNNNNNNNNNNNNNNNNNNNNNNNNNNNNNNNNNNNNNNNNNNNNNNNNNNNNNNNNNNNNNNNNNNNNNNNNNNNNNNNNNNNNNNNNNNNNNNNNNNNNNNNNNNNNNNNNNNNNNNNNNNNNNNNNNNNNNNNNNNNNNNNNNNNNNNNNNNNNNNNNNNNNNNNNNNNNNNNNNNNNNNNNNNNNNNNNNNNNNNNNNNNTGACAGCGCTACGATTGCTTCTATCTTTGCATTCAACGAACCTACATTATAAGTTAAAAGAATATGGAACCAAATGATCAACAATCTCAAAGGAGTTAAAAGGAGATTATAAGTTATCAAACTTAGAAGAGAATAAGCAAATTGATGAATAATGAACCGAATGTAAACACAATTTCATCAGCTTGATCATGATCTGATCGCAAAGATTCAATTCCCATAAAATCACTCAAACGAGAAGAACAGAGGAAGTGATTACCATGCAAGAGGACTTGCGGTTCGATTAATGATCAAGAGATTTGAGTAGTGACTCTCTGTTAGCCTGTGTCGACTGACTCCGCGAACATGCGCGATCCCTCTTTCTTCCAACCTCATACTTGTGGAGAGAACAATATGCCAAGTTTTGGAGTTGTCCAATATAACAGGTATCTTCTCAGATATGAGGTCAATATCATACAAGGAGTCCATTGCACAAGAGCTCCCTCCCCAactaagaaattcaaaagaaaccCTTGTGTCAAGAGACAGACACTAAACACATTCCCCAAGGTCGAAATAGAC
The Camelina sativa cultivar DH55 chromosome 6, Cs, whole genome shotgun sequence genome window above contains:
- the LOC104791964 gene encoding rhomboid-like protein 20, which codes for MNGGPSGFHNAPVTKAFVITSALFTVFFGIQGRSSKLGLSYQDIFEKFRIWKLILSTFAFSSTPELMFGLYLLYYFRVFERQIGSNKYSVFLLFSGSVSLLLEVLLLSLLKDTTTNLLTSGPYGLIFASFIPFYLDIPVSTRFRVFGVNFSDKSFIYLAGVQLLLSSWKRSIFPGICGIIAGSLYRLNILGIRKAKFPEFVASFFSRLSFPSFSNAPPPAPSRNIVGTISPNTVRRAERSQPAPMASSVEPSEEAIATLVSMGFDRNAARQALMHARNDVNSATNILLEAQSH
- the LOC104699170 gene encoding uncharacterized protein LOC104699170; translated protein: MFLNRTFVMPSGMCINPIHNKKGILNRSDNKTTQEGWGGSSCAMDSLYDIDLISEKIPVILDNSKTWHIVLSTSMRLEERGIAHVRGVSRHRLTESHYSNLLIINRTASPLAWFVECKDRSNRSAVMLPYSFLPNMAASNLRNAAEKIKAQLGDYDAIHVRRGDKLKTRKDRFGVERIQFPHLDRDTRPEFILRRIEKRIPRGRTLFIGSNERTPGFFSPLAVRYKLAYSSNFSEILDPIIKNNYQLFMLERLVMMGAKTYFKTFKEYETDLTLTDDPKKNKNWEIPVYTMDERKEEAS